The Gemmatimonadota bacterium sequence TGGGCAGCCTGCTCGACGACTTTCCAGAAAACGCATCTCGAGCCATTGCCGTTTACCGCCGGGGTTTGGAAGCCGATCCCCTCTTTGCGCCCGGGCACAACAACCTGGGCGTTTTGCTCATGCAAGATGGGCAAATCCTATCGGCTCTTGGCGAATTTAAAATCGCCGTACACCTCGAACCCGATTACATGCTCCCCTATCGCAACCTCGCCCGATTGCTCTTTCAACACATGAGCCCGGCACAAATGGAACGCGAATACGCAAGCATCACCGAAGAATTTGGCGTTAGAGCATCGCTCATTCTCGCCCGCCTATCTCTCGAACTCATAGACCTTGGGCGCGCACAGGTCTATGAAAGCCTCTACACGCACGGTCACCGCATCAAAAACCTGATGGGGCTCTCCGGCAGCCGAATGCGTCGCGCCATACGCAATTTACCGCCAAATACCGACGGTTTGGATGATCTGAAAGACATCGCAAACGAACAAGAACACATCTACAGCCAATGGGTTGCCTACTTGCGGTCTATGAAACAAGACACTATGAATCCCGCGCTGGTCGATGTGTCCCAACTCATTGAAAAAATGACCCACAGACTCTCTGCACGAGCAGGGGACAAAGAACTCATCTTTGCCGCCGAACCTCATGTGCCTCAGGTAAAAGCGGACGCTGGCATGTTATCTGAAGCCGTCACAAACCTGACCCTCAACGCCATCGAAGCCGTTGAAAATAATGGCGTGGTGAGAGTACAGGTCGGTGCCGATACAGAGCGCAGTTCGGTTTATATTGAAGTGGAAGACAATGGCCCCGGCATTCCCGAAAATTTGCAAACCCGCATATTTGACCCCGGATTTTCAACGCGAGAAAGGGGCAATGGCTATGGGCTGAGTATATGCTCTCGCATTGCAGCGGCACACCGCGGTACGTTGCGCGTGATCAGTCGTCCGGGTGCAGGCGCGGTTTTTCGCATTGACCTACCCATCGATTTTGAAGTCTCAACACAACACGACAGCATTGGCCTGCAACACAACGTACCCGATACCTCGCGCGATCCAATAGCTGAAGAATTTATTCAATAAGACCCTCTCCCATGACTGAAATTATCGTTGCTGACGACCAGATAGAAGTCCTCGACATGCTGATTCGAAGCCTGCGGGAAGACACGCGCAAGGTCCATGCCTTCTCTACTGGACGCGAAGCTCTGGCATATCTGCAACAGCATCCCAATCAGATTGGCCTGGCCATTCTCGACCTCGATTACGGACCCGATGAACCCGATGGCCTCGAAATTTTGCCACAAATGCTCGAATCGGTTCCCGACCTGCCCGTCATTATGCTCACTGGACAAGGCACAATAGACACTGCCGTGGCTG is a genomic window containing:
- a CDS encoding HAMP domain-containing histidine kinase; the protein is MTNTLNIATDIESRFQMALQHARGAAPGSGDYKKAVEHLEYILSVDDQSEEMDRVCFLLGSLLDDFPENASRAIAVYRRGLEADPLFAPGHNNLGVLLMQDGQILSALGEFKIAVHLEPDYMLPYRNLARLLFQHMSPAQMEREYASITEEFGVRASLILARLSLELIDLGRAQVYESLYTHGHRIKNLMGLSGSRMRRAIRNLPPNTDGLDDLKDIANEQEHIYSQWVAYLRSMKQDTMNPALVDVSQLIEKMTHRLSARAGDKELIFAAEPHVPQVKADAGMLSEAVTNLTLNAIEAVENNGVVRVQVGADTERSSVYIEVEDNGPGIPENLQTRIFDPGFSTRERGNGYGLSICSRIAAAHRGTLRVISRPGAGAVFRIDLPIDFEVSTQHDSIGLQHNVPDTSRDPIAEEFIQ